The sequence below is a genomic window from Lelliottia sp. JS-SCA-14.
GCTTCGACAAACCTATTCATGAGCGCTATTTCAAGATGCTCTGGGATTACATCCGCTTTGACTTTGGCGACAGCCTGTTCCGCAGCGCGTCGGTGATCCAGCTCATCAAAGACAGCCTGCCGGTGTCGATCACCCTCGGATTGTGGGGCACGCTGATTATCTATCTGGTGTCGATTCCGCTCGGTATCCGCAAAGCGGTGCACAACGGCAGCCGCTTCGACATCTGGAGCAGCACTTTCATCATCATTGGTTACGCAATCCCGGCGTTTCTGTTCGCGGTTCTGCTGATTGTCTTTTTCGCCGGTGGCAGCTATTTCGACCTCTTCCCGCTGCGCGGACTGGTGTCAGCCGATTTCAGCTCCCTGCCGTGGTATCAGAAGATCACCGATTATCTGTGGCATATCACCCTGCCGGTGCTGGCGACGGTAATTGGCGGGTTCGCGGCCCTGACGATGCTGACCAAAAACGCGTTTCTCGATGAGATCCGCAAACAGTACGTGGTGACCGCGCGGGCCAAAGGAGTGAGCGAGAAACAGATCATGTGGAAGCACGTGTTCCGCAACGCTATGCTGCTGGTGATCGCCGGTTTCCCGGCCACTTTTATCAGCATGTTTTTCACCGGCTCGCTGCTGATCGAGGTGATGTTCTCCCTCAATGGCCTTGGCCTGCTCGGTTACGAAGCCACCGTCTCGCGCGACTATCCCGTGATGTTCGGTACGCTCTACATCTTTACCCTGATTGGCCTGCTGCTGAATATTGTCAGCGACATCAGCTACACGCTGGTCGATCCCCGCATTGATTTTGAGGGCCGCTGATGCCGCACTTAAGCCCCGTCAACCAGGCCCGCTGGGCGCGTTTTCGCCACAACCGTCGCGGCTACTGGTCCCTGTGGATTTTTGCCGTTCTGTTTATTCTGAGCCTGTGCTCTGAGCTGATTGCCAACGACAAACCGCTGCTGGTGCATTTCAACGATCGCTGGTACACGCCGGTACTCACCAACTACAGTGAGAGCGATTTTGGTGGGCCCTTTGCCACACCGGCAGATTATCAGGACCCGTGGCTGCGCGATCGTCTCGACAGCGACGGCTGGGTGCTCTGGGCCCCGATTCGCTTTGGCGCGAACAGCATTAACTTCTCCACCTCGACGCCCTTCCCTTCTGCGCCTTCTGCACAAAACTGGCTGGGCACCGACGCCAACGGCGGCGACGTGCTGGCTCGTATTCTCTACGGCACGCGGATATCTATCCTGTTCGGCCTGATGCTGACGCTATTTTCCAGCGTAATGGGCGTGGTGGCGGGCGCGGTGCAGGGTTATTACGGTGGGAAAATTGATCTCTGGGGCCAGCGATTTATTGAGGTCTGGTCCGGCATGCCGACGCTGTTTTTAATTATTTTGCTCTCTAGCGTGTTGCAGCCCAACTTCTGGTGGCTGCTCGGCATTACAGTATTATTCGGCTGGATGGCGCTGGTGGGCGTGGTGCGCGCTGAATTCTTGCGTACCCGTAACTTCGATTACATCCGCGCGGCGCAGGCGCTTGGCGTCAGCGATCGCAGCATTATCTTCCGCCATATGCTGCCTAACGCGGTGGTGGCGACCCTGACCTTCCTGCCGTTTATTCTGTGCAGTTCCATCACCACCCTCACCTCGCTCGATTTTCTCGGCTTCGGTTTGCCTCTCGGCTCGCCGTCGCTGGGTGAACTGCTGCTGCAGGGAAAAAACAATCTGCAGGCTCCGTGGCTGGGGATAACGGCGTTTCTGTCGGTGGCCGTGCTGCTGTCGTTACTGATTTTTATTGGCGAAGCAGTCCGCGATGCCTTCGATCCCAACAAGGCGGTATAAGATGACGCAGCCTCTCCTCAGCATCGAACATCTCTCCATCGCCTTTACTCAGCAGGGTGAAACGCGTGAAGTGGTGAGCGATCTCTCCCTGCAGATCCAGGCCGGTGAAACCCTGGCGCTGGTCGGGGAATCCGGCTCTGGCAAAAGCGTCTCGGCGCTGTCGGTGCTGCGTCTGCTTCCCTCCCCGCCGGTGGTTTATCCGCAGGGCAATATTCTGTTCCACGGGCAGTCGTTACTCCACGCGGATGAACACACCCTGCGCGGCGTGCGCGGGAACAAAATCGCGATGATTTTCCAGGAGCCGATGGTCTCCCTCAACCCGCTGCACACCCTGGAAAAACAGCTGTATGAAGTGTTGTCCCTGCACCGGGGAATGCGCAAAGAGGCCGCCCGGGGCGAGATTCTGGATTGTCTGGAGCGCACCGGCATTCGTCATGCCGCTAAACGTTTGACGGACTTTCCGCATCAGCTGTCGGGCGGTGAGCGCCAGCGCGTGATGATCGCCATGGCGCTGCTGACGCGCCCGGAGCTGCTGATTGCCGACGAGCCAACCACCGCGCTGGATGTCACGGTGCAGGCGCAAATCCTGCAGTTGCTGCGCGAGTTACGCGATGAGCTCAACATGAGCCTGCTGTTTATCACCCACAATCTCAGCATTGTGAGGAAACTCGCCGACAAGGTGGCGGTGATGCAAAACGGCCGCTGCGTCGAACAGAACACGGCGACGGCTCTGTTCCATGCCCCGCAACATCCTTACACCCAGCGTCTGCTCGACAGCGAACCGTCGGGCGACCCCGTCCCGCTGACCGAGGGGAGTCAACCGCTGCTGA
It includes:
- a CDS encoding microcin C ABC transporter permease YejB — encoded protein: MGAYLIRRLLLIIPTLWAIITINFFIVQIAPGGPVDQAIAAVEFGHSGGLPGSGGEGLRASHAQTGTGNISESHYRGGRGLDPEVIAEITHRYGFDKPIHERYFKMLWDYIRFDFGDSLFRSASVIQLIKDSLPVSITLGLWGTLIIYLVSIPLGIRKAVHNGSRFDIWSSTFIIIGYAIPAFLFAVLLIVFFAGGSYFDLFPLRGLVSADFSSLPWYQKITDYLWHITLPVLATVIGGFAALTMLTKNAFLDEIRKQYVVTARAKGVSEKQIMWKHVFRNAMLLVIAGFPATFISMFFTGSLLIEVMFSLNGLGLLGYEATVSRDYPVMFGTLYIFTLIGLLLNIVSDISYTLVDPRIDFEGR
- a CDS encoding ABC transporter permease, with protein sequence MPHLSPVNQARWARFRHNRRGYWSLWIFAVLFILSLCSELIANDKPLLVHFNDRWYTPVLTNYSESDFGGPFATPADYQDPWLRDRLDSDGWVLWAPIRFGANSINFSTSTPFPSAPSAQNWLGTDANGGDVLARILYGTRISILFGLMLTLFSSVMGVVAGAVQGYYGGKIDLWGQRFIEVWSGMPTLFLIILLSSVLQPNFWWLLGITVLFGWMALVGVVRAEFLRTRNFDYIRAAQALGVSDRSIIFRHMLPNAVVATLTFLPFILCSSITTLTSLDFLGFGLPLGSPSLGELLLQGKNNLQAPWLGITAFLSVAVLLSLLIFIGEAVRDAFDPNKAV
- the yejF gene encoding microcin C ABC transporter ATP-binding protein YejF, whose translation is MTQPLLSIEHLSIAFTQQGETREVVSDLSLQIQAGETLALVGESGSGKSVSALSVLRLLPSPPVVYPQGNILFHGQSLLHADEHTLRGVRGNKIAMIFQEPMVSLNPLHTLEKQLYEVLSLHRGMRKEAARGEILDCLERTGIRHAAKRLTDFPHQLSGGERQRVMIAMALLTRPELLIADEPTTALDVTVQAQILQLLRELRDELNMSLLFITHNLSIVRKLADKVAVMQNGRCVEQNTATALFHAPQHPYTQRLLDSEPSGDPVPLTEGSQPLLNVENLGVSFPVRKGIFRRVVAENAVLKDVSFSLRPGETLGLVGESGSGKSTTGLALLRLINSQGTILFDGKPLHSWNRRQMLPVRPRMQVVFQDPNSSLNPRLNVLQIIEEGLRVHQPALSARQREDEVIRVMQEVGLDPATRHRYPAAFSGGQRQRIAISRALILKPELIILDEPTSSLDRTVQAQILALLKDLQEKHRLAYIFISHDLQVVRALCHQVIVLRQGEVVEQGDCQRVFAAPTHEYTRQLLALR